Below is a genomic region from Kryptolebias marmoratus isolate JLee-2015 linkage group LG12, ASM164957v2, whole genome shotgun sequence.
CTTTCAGAATAAGACTCCGTACTTTGAGGAGCACACTGCCCTTCAACTCAAAAAACAATCTGACttcggcaaaaaaaaaagaagaagaatttcaGTAATAGAAGCTACCCAGGAGCACTCTGAAAGTCATTCTGGATAAAAGGCAtcattttccattaaaaatCCTCTCAACACATTTACGGTTTAATCGCCGGGCCCGCCTTGCTGGCATTAaggcttttaaataaataatcaggcTGTTTAATCTCCTCCTTTCAGCCTTTATTCCTATCTAGGACATTGTCTGTAGAAGTGTAAACAATCTTTGCAGAGCACCAAATGCGTGACATTGCTTTGGAAATTCCGGCTGCAATTTCTTGAACTCATACTGTACAAACAAAGCTTTAACAAGAAACGATTCTCTAAACTTCAAATTACCCAACCCCCCCTTGTTCACCGCCACCCACGCCGTATTACTCTTCTTTCACACTTGTTAATGAAACCGCAGATTACATTCTTTCAATCAATTCAGTTCCCCCCGAGGGACTGAAGACACAGCATCCTTTTTTCCCGTCTtttcttatattaaaaaaaaaaaaagattaaatgcaGACCGTTGGCTCTTCTGCCTTTTATGACGAGATCAAAGCAGCTCGACCGCTGCTTGTGAAAGTAATTCTGCGTTCTGtgcagtgtgtttttaaaaagaaaaaaaaaacgaggaaaTGAGGCCACCTTACTTTGATGACTAAACCATTCCTCTCCAAGTATTAATGTCACAGCATCGGCTTGTAATGCAAAAGGTTTGGCTGTGATCTCCTGCAGCAGTTGTGTATATCAGTGTAGAAAAacgcaaacacaaagatttaaatgcagttttctaaTTTGCATCATTAACGCTCTACAGTTGTCACTTTCTTCTGATAATGCACCCactttaaatactttgtttCCCCTCAGAAGTAGTCTCACGCAGTTAACGAGGAGCCACATTTCTTCATCTTACATCAGACGCTATTTTTGGAGCTTCtgttcaaaaaaggaaaaatggagtaaaatttttaaatcacCAAGTAAGAACTTGAAGTGACTCCAGGTGGAACTTATGGACTTTCTCTTCAGCTTTGCTTTCACTGTCTTTAATTAAATCACGATGGAAAACGCTCTTCGTCGTCCTCTTTTCCTGTGGCTCTTCATCACCAGCGAGGCGGTGATCTGTAGGACAAACACATAGATCCTCCCGGGATTCAGGAATATTATGCCCCTCTCAGTAAGATGAGCTCTGCCACTTCATATGAACTCCTGTGTGACTTTTCCATTATAGGAATCCAATATCTACATATATCTGGAGGTGAACATTCAACACCTGTTCTTTTTATATGCAAATGAAGGCGGGCAGGAACGAGAGCAGCTCCGTGAAGCTCATAACCCGACCCGGAAAAAAACGAGTCACTGTGTGAGCAGCTGAACTGATTACcaccagattttaatgaaacttgcagaaaataataattggatgtacatctacagctgattggagtcaaaccaattcaagatggctgccacagctaatcagcattacccattacaaaaaatggctataagtctgtcaattttacaggtattgaccAATaagcagaccctccaggattttgcgatgttgcgatcgcaactattaacgcaaaatcaagcaaaccccgcaaaatcgcaactttttgcaactttgcccaaaacaacgcaactttcccgcaacttgaacccaatttttattgtttctaaagtgattcgccaccgtttctggagtctagtctcttctttgtgggtttgtgtagcgtggaatacaaaataactccaaataactcacgaagaagacacgtgacgtcactttctgttaacatcagaatgccgggagcgtgcaggagcagcgaccgaagccaaaatgtgcgctaatgcttcacatttgcccacaaagatttcagcaaaccagtttcctccccagctgcagctgttttgcacgtcctgcagtgtaatcatggaNNNNNNNNNNNNNNNNNNNNNNNNNNNNNNNNNNNNNNNNNNNNNNNatccagaaatgctcatgaatgtcagtttagaagctatcaaagttctcaaataaagcaccttttgagaatgtcaatgtttgttggaaattatcttacaaaactaggaagtatttttggtttgtagattaaaagttatggttgtttattgattttagtaaaaaaaaaaaaaaatcgcaacttttaggaaaatgccccgcgaaatcaggcattttagccgcaacaatcacaaaaaatgcccccGAAATCATGGAGGGATTGAataagttggtgtggtagtagctgagagttgtccccaacacatactcggAGCAAACAgatcttttacagttttgtcGTTAACTGttcggagtcaaccctgtctgttaaaatgtgacgtggtagtagctgagagtcattctcaacacacaaTCTGAGTGTGACGTCTCATAATATCTCGttacttttttgtaaaaatcgTCAGGAAGTCCAATATTTCTCACCATgctgtaagatgatcttagactaaaGCTCTGGTATGATAACAACGAGTGATATGCATCATTTAAAGGAACTCAAgtcctttaatttttatttatatagtttgTTTCAGGCttttataaaactattaaacTTGAAAACATACAACATTTAtagaaattttcttttttttttgtaatttcagcCACACTAACACATTAACTCACTTGAAGGAGATCTGCCTGAATAAGACATTAATTTTAGCAGCTGACCCTGCCCTCTgaaataatctgaataaaaatagacaaaagaaTATTAGTTTTAGTAACGTCAGACTCATCAAAATTGGATTTAGCTAGGTTAGGGTTAATTTGATAACTTAGTTCTTTTATGTTTGAACAAAGAAACTCCAGCTATTAAAGTCTGTCACGTTTGTGTGACTCAACAGAGTTAAGTGTTTGATTTAAAGCTCTGCCTTTTATAATTATCATTAAGGTAACCACACTGTAGTTGGTTTATGGGAGTGGGAGCTTTAAATCAGGACAGTTTTCTCCTGATTAGTGCAAAGATTTAGTCTTAAGGTCAAATCTAAATTGTTAATTTGTGATTGTTCTGGATTTCTTGGTTTAAATAGTCAAGGGAATGTGTTGAGTGCGGCCAAAtgatcagtatcttacctgcagtggaACCACAGTCACAGtgttctcagtttggagaatcagggagacaTTTTCAATCTTTCATTTCAGTTTCTACcttctaaaacaactcaaacttttaattttcccTTGCAGTTTTACAGAAGGATAGGTATATTTTCTATGGCTGCAGAAAATATGCTTCCACTGATTAGGGAGTTATTCTGTTGCTCCATCTTGTCTTCTACAGATAACTTATCCTCAGTTAGGTTATCCGTAGTTGTTGCTTTGTGTGTAGATGAGGGGAACTGCAGATTTGCGGTTGAACATGTTTTTGAGCTTCAGCGACAGGAACATCGTTTGGTAACAGAAATAGCGACAACGTGAACGACTGTCTTGTGCAGCAttaataaagtgtaaaaacacGTAATGTAGCATTCATTCAGATTACTTGGAACCTTTTGGGTTTGTTGTAGTAAATGGTGGAAATGCCCCTTTTTAGCGGTGCCTGATCTAAGTAATGATCAGCTCGACTTCCATGAAAATTTCTCCCTTGTTCtctaaactgagattgtttAATGCCAATTAATActccacaaaacaaaactgggagaataaaaacaacttttaggcGTAACAATGAACAGCCAGTACGGTCACCTTCTGTAGATGGGggtgtgtgtttaaaaacacatgaatgaatCCATAAAACACATTAACCCTGCTGTAACGTGACACACAGGagctgtctctctttctctggtGTTCTATGGAAACAGAACTTGCTTGTCAATCTCTGGTATGTGGAAACGAAGCAAAAAAAACTGATAGTTCTGACATTTTGTTGTATGCTTCCATTACAACAAGCAACGCGAGCTATTTTCTGGTGGGCAGAGGCATCATATTGATTGAAAGACATGACAGGAAACCAAACAGCAACTCTTTAGGAAGCTGTTTTCTCCTACCTAGTATTACCAACGTTACCTCTAGAAAAGCCGTTTAACATCATCAACCATGAAGGCTTTTGTATAACATGTAATAAACATGGAGGATTTTGATGCTGGGCACAAAAAACATGGAAGCATATGTAGGATATCCACTCTGACATCATCACCATATCAATTTTCCCTCCAGCAGTTGAAAATTAATTACAAGGGCAATCAAATATCTGTTTATCTTTGATAAAGTCATTTCGAACAGTACGATCATTTCTGAGAAAGCAGCTGTTTACACAGTCCGCAGTATTCAGATGGTGACCTCATGAGGACAGATATCACAAAATGAAATTGCCTAGAGGGCTTTCGTCTTTATacaaatattattataatttgcCTCACTCTCACCGTGGCAGTTCGGAAGCTTAAATTTaaaagagggggagaaaaaaaaatatgactgaaATGAAAGACATGAGGAGAATCACAATTTTCCCCTTGTTTGGGCAGTGTTTCTATAGGTCCTGCAGTGTCGTTTCTGTGAGCGTCTCTGTGGGTCGAGTGTTTATCAGCTGCATACAAATACACCCACATGCCAAGAGCATGGAAATAAAACGCAaagtgttttctgctgcagagggGAGTACTACGCACACCTCATAATTGCTCATCAACTCCATCTACCAAACAAAAATTGGTTTTGGAATACTCTAAGATAAGCTcgattatttaaataaaatatagatgaAAACAGGTATGTAGGAGAAATAACAGGAAACTGTTATTTGAAAGCAATTAAGCTCGGTATTTatgcaaatacacaaataaCAATGTAGAGACAAATGCAAAGTGGAAATTAACACCAGATTAAAGactgtgtttgcttgtttacaATAACTatgaaactagcattctttgaaaggatgcatatcgcccaccaccttacATACCAAAGCtttgaacaaagatcttatTTGATCTGTTAACACTCAGAGTACATAATgaagatgactttcagctactaccacaccagattttagctcagtatctgcaagaTTTATcaagttatggccatttttctgtttgctaaggttgattagctgtggtcgACTCTAAAATTATctgttgcagatgtgcatccagtgactactttctgatagtttcagtTAAATTTGTACCGTTGTTTATGacaaacagtcaaacaaacactcGCGCACAGACAAAGGCAATAAAATATTCTTCTGAATAATCATTGTGGACAGCGATAAATAGTCTATCCAGTCCAACGTCAAGGAGGCAGATTTATTGAAGTTGTTACCGGTAAAATAAAGGATTTGCAAAATGTCAAATATATATTCAATGTTTTCCATAGATTTATGAAGTTGCGAGTCATTGTGAAATCTTACTCGTGTGCACGAGCTTGATTTTCAGCTTTGAGGTTGTTGAACTTATTCAGCACTTGTTGAAGGGCACCTTTTCATGACAGAAGaaatttgttatatttatagttttatcagttttataaatgaagcacatattttaaaataaatgtcgtcAGAAGGACAGCAAAAGTGCTCCTCTGCTGCCAAAGAGACTCCACTTTTGCACATAAAAACTCCAGGAAAGATGGGTTAAAATTAAGAATAATGGTCCATCAACCCATTTAAATGGTAAAGTTAAAAGCTCTCATGAGTATTCTAATACAAATATTTGAGATGTGTAACAAGAAGAGAACAATGTTGGATACCTTGGATGGAACTTCATGAGTTAAAACAACACCGGAGTGAAACTTTTGTCTGAATGCGGGGTTGTAATCTGCgttatttcaaagttttaaagtggAGAGCCATCTCTAAAGTAGGTGCAAACCTCGGCCTGTCTCTTATCACGAGAAAAGTGGCATGAcagtattttcattttctttcttatctTATGGGTCTTTGCCATATCCATCTTTTCAACACAGCCAAGTGTGAATCACTCCAAAATCTCCAATTTGGTCCTCTGCTCTTCATCAGTCTGTCTGAAATGCACAAAGGGAGATGGGAACGTGTGAATTCCTCTTTGTTTCCTCAAGAAAGCTTCAAATCTGAGCAGAACtgcttcatgtttctttttctttaaatcaaaatccTCTACATTAAAACGTACACGTTTAAACGGGATTTCCAGCTCATCTTTAGCCACAGATGGATGTTGACACTCCTCTACTGAATTATTATCACCCCCCGAAGAAGACAAACGGGTGATAATGTTCTTgcccctgtctgtctgtgtgtgtttaccatCCCGGTTTCGTTAAAGATGCCGATGgttgtgggcaggaaggatctcctGAAGACTCTCTGTTGTTGGGTTAAATGTGGGGGTGGGTCTAAGCCCTCTCCCCGTGGATCCTGTGGGCCAGCTGGATGTCTTTGGGCTCGATGGTGACCATCTTGGCGTGGATGACCCCCACCTGGtcagcctcgctggcctcctttGGAGCCATGGcagccgagctctggaagctcaggtcggtcttaAAGTCCTGTTTGATCTCCTGGACCAGTCGCTGGAaaggcagcttctggatgagcagctcggtggacttctggtagcggcggatctccctgagagccacggtaccggaCCTGTAgtggtgaggcttcttcactctgcTCTTACGGGTGGTTTTGttggtgagctgcttcctggaagcttgacctccggtggatttacgggcaatctgcttggttctggccatgctGGGGTTCCTCGAGGTTCCTCTGTAGATATGTGGGCTGTAGTTGAGGTGTTATTTGAGATGTTAATCATCTGGATGAATATtgacaactgataaacttttggagtcaggctgattcaagatggctgccacaactcagcaaccttagcaaacagctgtaactcagtttcacagatatagagctaatcTTTATTGTGGTACTAgatgagactgatccccaacacacactctgagcacgaCATCTTTTGATATTCTACAAGCTCCTGCGTGACGTagttttttgaggtttgactaaaatggctgtTTCTCAAAGATTATTTAGTCTAAAAGTAACACTGCGCCCTCGATCTCGaaagcagcatttatttaaCATCCATTTTATCCTGTCAAGTTTATGTTCTCCAAGAACATTTGCATGCATGGTTTGAAGAATGCACGAGGTGCACACATGTTCTTTTATAAATACCAGTTTGTACGGGGAACGTGTGAAGCTGATGAAATTTGTTCGTACAGATGTCTTCTGTATCTGGCACTTTGATGCTGCAGGTGCCTGTGTGATCAGAGTGAACACATCCTTTTGAAATCACAAAATGAGCTCAGATTACCATCTGAAATGGATGCCAACCTGAAACCCGGGCCAGCCAACGGACCGCATCATTTCCTGGTTGTTTGCTCAAAGAGTAAACGGGGCCGCCGTCCTTTCATGATCACCGTCACAGGTCACTGGGCTCCCACC
It encodes:
- the LOC108237764 gene encoding histone H3-like; protein product: MARTKQIARKSTGGQASRKQLTNKTTRKSRVKKPHHYRSGTVALREIRRYQKSTELLIQKLPFQRLVQEIKQDFKTDLSFQSSAAMAPKEASEADQVGVIHAKMVTIEPKDIQLAHRIHGERA